From the genome of Eucalyptus grandis isolate ANBG69807.140 chromosome 2, ASM1654582v1, whole genome shotgun sequence, one region includes:
- the LOC104417191 gene encoding callose synthase 10 isoform X5, which translates to MARSRENWDRLVRAALRREQQLAAGRPGHARTPSGIAGSVPPSLTRSTNIDMILQAADEIQAEDPNVARILCEQAYSMAQNLDPGSEGRGVLQFKTGLMSIIKQKLAKKDGAPIDRNRDMENLWEFYQRYKRRNRVDDMQREEQRMLESGSYSANFEELGLRYAEKKKVFSTLRALVEVMETLGKDAGPDGVGKLIQEELRNIKKSDAAMAGELTPYNIVPLEAPVLSNAIGIFPEVRGAISAIRYAGHFPRLPVEISGQRDADIFDLLEYVFGFQKDNIRNQRENIVLALANAQSRLIISVEPDPDPKIDEKAVNVVFLKALDNYIKWCRYLRIRLVWNSFEAITRDRKLFMVSLYFLIWGEAANARFLPECICYIFHHMAKELDAILDHEVANIASSCETESGPASFLEKIIRPIYDTLSAEAAQNDNGRAAHSKWRNYDDFNEYFWSPACFELSWPFKAGSSFFQRPKGRKRTGKSTFVEHRTFLHLYRSFHRLWIFLVLMFQALTVIAFHNGDINLRTFKAILSVGPTFAIMNFVESCLDVLLMYGAYSTARGMAISRLVIRFFWCGLTSVAVTYLYLKVLEEMNKNNSDSTYFRIYILVVGVYAALRLVLGLLLKLPACHSLSQMSDQPFFQFFKWIYQERYYVGRGLYESLGDYCRYVLYWLVIFICKFTFAYFLQIKPLVEPTQIIIGLRFLTYSWHDLVSKHNNNALAVASLWAPVVAIYLMDIHIWYTLLSAIVGGVMGARGRLGEIRSIEMLHRRFESFPEAFVKNLVSSETKRMPFNRQSPQDAQDMNKAYAAMFSPFWNEIIKSLREEDYISNREMDLLSIPSNTGSLRLVQWPLFLLSSKILLAIDLALDCRDTQVDLWNRICKDEYMAYAVRECYYSTEKILLSLVDGEGRLWVERIFREINNSISEGSLVITLSLKKLPLVVSRFTALTGLLTRNETSEGAANAIYELYEVVTHDLLSPDLREQLDTWNILARARNEGRLFSRIQWPRDPEIKEQAKRLHLLLTVKETAANIPKNLEARRRLEFFTNSLFMDMPSAKPVSEMMPFSVFTPYYSETVLYSSSELQKENEDGISIIFYLQKIFPDEWANFLERIGRGESTGDAELQDSSSDSLELRFWASYRGQTLARTVRGMMYYRRALMLQSFLEGRSLGVVDYSRANSPPTQGFELSHEARAQADLKFTYVVSCQIYGMQKQKKAAEAADIALLLQRNEALRVAFIHVEESAGAEGKDVSKEFYSKLVKADVNGKDQEIYSIKLPGDPKLGEGKPENQNHAIIFTRGDAIQTIDMNQDNYLEEAMKMRNLLEEFRGNHGIRPPTILGVREHVFTGSVSSLAWFMSNQETSFVTLGQRVLAYPLKVRMHYGHPDVFDRIFHITRGGISKASRVINISEDIFAGFNSTLRQGNITHHEYIQVGKGRDVGLNQIALFEGKVAGGNGEQVLSRDVYRLGQLFDFFRMLSFFFTTVGYYVCTMMTVLTIYIFLYGRVYLAFSGLDEGISTQAKMLGNTALNAVLNAQFLVQIGVFTAVPMIMGFILEQGLLKAVFSFITMQLQLCSVFFTFSLGTRTHYFGRTILHGGAKYRATGRGFVVRHIKFAENYRLYSRSHFVKALEVALLLIVYIAYGYTEGGAVSFVLLTVSSWFLVISWLFAPYIFNPSGFEWQKTVEDFDDWTNWLLYKGGVGVKGENSWEFWWEEEQAHIHTLRGRILETILSIRFFMFQYGIVYKLDLTGKNTSLAIYGFSWIVLAAIVMIFKIYTFSPKKSTSFHLFMRLIQGVASLGLIAALCLVVKFTDLTIVDLFASVLAFIPTGWGMLCLAITWKKVVWTLGLWESVREFARMYDAGMGMIIFAPVAFLSWFPFMTTFQSRLLFNQAFSRGLEISLILAGNKANVEV; encoded by the exons ATGGCTAGGTCACGCGAGAACTGGGATAGGCTGGTCAGGGCGGCGCTGCGGAGGGAGCAGCAGCTGGCCGCCGGCCGCCCGGGCCACGCGCGGACCCCGAGCGGCATCGCCGGGTCGGTCCCGCCCTCCCTCACCCGCTCCACTAACATCGACATGATCCTGCAGGCCGCCGACGAGATTCAGGCCGAGGACCCCAATGTCGCCCGGATTC TATGCGAGCAGGCGTATTCGATGGCTCAGAATCTGGATCCCGGTAGTGAAGGTCGAGGCGTTCTCCAATTCAAGACTGGCTTGATGTCTATTATCAAG CAAAAACTTGCCAAGAAGGATGGGGCGCCAATCGATCGCAATCGGGATATGGAAAACTTGTGGGAGTTCTATCAACGCTACAAGAGGCGCAATAGAGTCGATGATATGCAGAGGGAAGAGCAAAGGATGCTCGAATCCGGGAGCTATAGTGCTAATTTCGAAGA GTTGGGACTCAGATATGCAGAGAAGAAAAAGGTGTTCAGTACCTTGAGAGCTTTAGTTGAGGTCATGGAGACACTTGGCAAAGATGCAGGTCCTGATGGTGTTGGAAAACTCATCCAAGAAGAG TTGCGAAATATCAAGAAATCTGATGCAGCAATGGCTGGGGAGCTTACTCCTTACAATATCGTTCCTTTGGAAGCACCGGTGCTTTCTAATGCTATCGGCATATTTCCAGAG GTTAGAGGTGCCATATCAGCTATCCGATATGCTGGTCACTTCCCTAGACTTCCTGTCGAGATTTCTGGACAGCGGGATGCTGACATTTTTGATCTTTTAGAATATGTGTTTGGGTTTCAG AAAGACAACATAAGGAACCAGCGTGAGAATATTGTTCTTGCTCTAGCGAATGCACAAAGTCGACTCATCATATCCGTTGAGCCCGATCCTGATCCT AAAATAGATGAGAAAGCAGTCAATGTGGTTTTCTTGAAGGCACTGGATAACTACATTAAGTGGTGCAGATACTTGAGGATTCGACTTGTTTGGAATAG TTTTGAAGCAATTACAAGGGACAGGAAGCTCTTTATGGTTTCATTATACTTTCTTATATGGGGTGAAGCTGCAAATGCGCGTTTCCTTCCTGAATGTATCTGTTATATCTTTCACCAT ATGGCAAAAGAATTAGATGCAATATTGGATCATGAAGTGGCTAACATTGCTTCAAGCTGTGAAACAGAAAGTGGTCCAGCATCATTCCTGGAGAAAATAATTCGTCCTATATATGATACCTTATCCGCG GAAGCTGCTCAAAATGATAATGGTAGAGCTGCACATTctaaatggagaaattatgatGACTTTAATGAATACTTTTG GTCACCTGCTTGTTTTGAGTTGAGCTGGCCTTTCAAAGCCGGATCATCTTTCTTCCAGCGCCCTAAAGGGAGGAAAAGG ACTGGGAAAAGCACATTTGTTGAGCACCGTACTTTTCTTCACTTGTATCGGAGTTTTCATCGTCTTTGGATCTTCTTGGTGTTAATGTTTCAG GCTCTTACAGTGATTGCCTTTCATAACGGTGATATTAATTTGCGTACTTTCAAGGCAATTCTTAGTGTCGGGCCTACATTTGCGATAATGAATTTTGTTGAGA GTTGCTTAGATGTCCTCCTCATGTATGGGGCTTACTCTACGGCAAGAGGAATGGCAATCTCGAGGCTGGTCATTAGGTTCTTCTGGTGTGGCTTGACCTCTGTAGCTGTGACATATCTCTACCT GAAAGTTCTGGAGGAAATGAATAAGAACAACTCTGATTCTACCTATTTTCGGATCTACATTCTGGTTGTGGGTGTTTATGCAGCTTTACGCTTAGTCCTAGGGCTGCTGCTGAAACTACCAGCATGTCATTCCCTTTCTCAGATGTCTGATCAaccattttttcaattttttaagtgGATTTATCAG GAACGTTATTATGTTGGCCGTGGACTTTATGAAAGCTTGGGTGATTACTGTCG GTATGTTCTATACTGGTTGGTAATTTTCATATGCAAATTTACATTTGCATACTTCCTCCAG ATTAAACCTCTTGTGGAGCCAACCCAGATTATTATTGGTCTTCGATTTTTAACATATTCGTGGCATGATTTGGTTTCAAAAC ATAACAATAATGCCTTGGCCGTAGCCAGCCTTTGGGCTCCTGTTGTTGCT ATATATCTCATGGACATTCACATCTGGTACACTCTCTTATCTGCAATTGTTGGTGGTGTGATGGGTGCTCGTGGCCGATTAGGCGAG aTACGCTCCATTGAAATGCTGCATAGGCGTTTTGAGTCCTTCCCTGAAGCTTTTGTTAAGAATCTCGTCTCTTCCGAAACAAAGCG GATGCCCTTTAATCGGCAGTCGCCCCAG GATGCACAAGACATGAATAAAGCATATGCGGCCATGTTTTCTCCGTTTTGGAACGAGATTATCAAAAGTTTACGTGAGGAAGACTATATCAGCAATAG GGAGATGGATTTGCTTTCCATTCCTAGCAACACAGGAAGTTTAAGATTAGTTCAATGGCCATTGTTTCTTTTAAGCAGCAAG ATCCTGTTGGCAATTGATTTGGCACTGGACTGCAGAGACACCCAGGTGGATTTGTGGAATAGGATATGTAAAGATGAATATATGGCTTATGCTGTTCGAGAATGCTATTACAGCACAGAGAAAATATTACTCTCTCTTGTTGATGGAGAGGGTAGACTCTG GGTTGAGAGAATTTTTCGTGAGATCAACAACAGCATATCGGAGGGTTCGCTGGTTATTACATTGTCTCTTAAGAAACTTCCTTTAGTGGTGTCAAGATTTACTGCATTGACTGGACTGCTG ACACGGAATGAAACTTCTGAAGGTGCTGCAAATGCTATATATGAGCTATATGAGGTCGTTACACATGATTTGCTGTCACCCGACTTGAG GGAGCAGCTGGATACATGGAATATATTGGCAAGGGCACGGAATGAGGGTAGACTATTTTCTAGGATTCAGTGGCCCAGGGATCCAGAAATT AAGGAGCAGGCGAAACGTCTGCACCTCCTTCTCACTGTTAAAGAAACGGCGGCTAATATTCCAAAGAATCTGGAAGCGAGGAGGAGATTAGAATTTTTTACCAACTCGTTATTTATGGATATGCCATCAGCAAAGCCAGTTAGTGAAATGATGCCATTCAG TGTCTTCACGCCGTACTACAGTGAGACTGTTCTATATAGTTCCTCCGAATTGCAAAAAGAGAATGAGGATGGAATATCcattattttctatcttcaaAAGATATTTCCTG ATGAATGGGCAAATTTCTTGGAACGAATTGGTCGAGGCGAGTCTACTGGAGATGCAGAACTTCAAGATAGCTCAAGTGACTCTCTGGAGCTTCGATTTTGGGCTTCTTATCGCGGACAGACTTTAGCGAGAACTG TGCGTGGAATGATGTATTATAGAAGGGCTTTAATGCTACAAAGTTTTCTGGAAGGAAGATCTTTGGGAG TGGTAGACTATTCTCGGGCAAACTCCCCACCAACTCAAGGTTTTGAACTGTCGCATGAGGCGCGGGCACAAGCGGATTTGAAGTTTACTTATGTGGTGTCATGCCAAATTTATGGGATGCAGAAGCAGAAAAAGGCTGCAGAAGCTGCTGATATTGCTCTTTTATTACAGAG gAATGAGGCACTCCGTGTTGCTTTCATACATGTGGAGGAAAGTGCTGGAGCTGAAGGAAAGGATGTCTCCAAGGAATTTTACTCAAAACTTGTGAAAGCAGATGTAAATGGAAAAGACCAG GAAATATATTCCATTAAACTTCCTGGAGATCCAAAGCTAGGAGAAGGAAAACCTGAAAACCAAAACCATGCTATAATTTTCACTCGCGGTGATGCTATTCAGACTATTGACATGAATCAG GACAATTATCTTGAGGAGgcaatgaaaatgagaaatctTCTCGAGGAATTTCGAGGAAATCATGGAATAAGACCTCCAACCATTCTTGGTGTTAGAGAACATGTTTTTACGGGAAG TGTCTCATCTTTGGCATGGTTCATGTCCAACCAAGAGACTAGTTTTGTGACTCTTGGTCAACGGGTGTTAGCTTATCCATTGAA GGTCCGTATGCACTATGGACATCCAGATGTATTTGACCGTATCTTTCACATAACTAGAGGAGGTATTAGTAAGGCATCACGTGTCATAAATATCAGTGAAGATATATTTGCAG GGTTCAATTCTACGCTGAGGCAGGGCAATATCACACACCATGAGTACATTCAG GTGGGAAAGGGCAGGGATGTCGGCTTAAATCAGATTGCCCTGTTTGAAGGAAAAGTAGCTGGTGGTAATGGAGAACAAGTTCTTAGCAGAGATGTGTACCGCCTTGGACAACTCTTTGACTTCTTTAGAATGCTTTCGTTCTTCTTCACTACTGTTGGTTATTATGTTTGCACAATG ATGACAGTCCttacaatatatattttcttatatgGGAGGGTTTACCTG GCATTCTCTGGACTTGATGAAGGGATCTCAACGCAGGCCAAAATGTTGGGAAATACAGCCTTAAATGCAGTTCTGAATGCACAGTTCTTGGTTCAAATTGGAGTTTTTACCGCCGTTCCCATGATTATGGGCTTTATCCTTGAGCAGGGGTTACTGAAG GCTGTTTTCAGTTTCATCACGATGCAACTCCAGCTGTGTTCGGTGTTCTTTACTTTCTCATTGGGAACCAGAACTCATTATTTTGGACGAACTATTCTTCATGGAGGTGCAAAG TACAGAGCAACTGGGAGAGGCTTTGTTGTACGTCACATCAAGTTTGCTGAAAATTACAGGCTTTACTCAAGGAGCCACTTTGTTAAAGC GCTTGAAGTGGCACTACTACTAATAGTGTATATCGCATATGGGTATACAGAAGGAGGcgctgtttcttttgttttactaaCTGTCAGTAGTTGGTTCCTTGTCATCTCATGGCTCTTTGCTCCTTACATCTTCAATCCCTCAGGTTTTGAGTGGCAAAA GACTGTTGAGGACTTTGATGATTGGACCAACTGGCTTCTATATAAAGGTGGAGTAGGGGTGAAGGGAGAAAATAGCTGGGAATTTTGGTGGGAAGAAGAACAG GCGCATATCCATACATTGAGGGGTCGTATATTGGAAACTATATTAAGCATAAGGTTCTTTATGTTCCAATATGGCATTGTATACAAACTTGATCTCACTGGGAAGAATACATCCCTTGCG ATTTACGGCTTCTCCTGGATAGTACTGGCTGCCATTGTCATGATATTCAAG ATTTATACTTTTAGCCCAAAAAAATCTACCAGCTTCCATCTATTTATGCGACTTATTCAAGGAGTCGCATCATTGGGACTTATTGCAGCCCTCTGCCTTGTTGTCAAGTTTACTGATCTGACAATAGTTGACTTGTTTGCAAGTGTTCTTGCATTTATTCCTACCGGCTGGGGCATGCTTTGT CTGGCAATTACATGGAAGAAGGTAGTTTGGACCCTGGGATTATGGGAGTCGGTAAGGGAGTTTGCCAGAATGTATGATGCCGGGATGGGGATGATCATCTTTGCTCCAGTAGCTTTTTTGTCGTGGTTCCCATTTATGACCACTTTCCAATCTCGTCTTCTCTTCAACCAAGCATTTAGTCGCGGCCTTGAGATCTCTCTGATCCTTGCTGGTAATAAAGCCAACGTTGAAGTCTAA